CCAACAAGGAGATGATCACTTTCTCAAAATTCCTGGCGACTATAAAAATTGATGTTCCCATTGAATTGAAAATGGACGAACTTGTTCGTGAAGAACCGAACGAGGAAGAACTGAGAAAAATTTTCGAAGAATTAGAATTTCGTAACTTGATGGAGCGAATTTTTAAAACGGAGAAAAAACAGGTAAACGTGGTTCCTCAGCAAGGCGATCTCTTTGCAATTTTCACGCCCGATGGGAAAGAAGAAGAAAAATATTCAAATCTCACAGGGCTAGAAACACTTGATTATGACTACCAACTAATTGATAATGAAGAGAAAAGGCGTGTTTTTATTCAAAATATGCTGACACATAACATCATCAGTCTAGACACGGAAACCACTGGAACCGATCCAATCAGTGCAGAATTGGTGGGAATGAGCTTCAGCGTGGCCGAAAACCAGGCATTTTATATTCCGGTTCCTCCAAAAAGAGAGGAAGCGCTAAAAATTGTTAATGAGCTTCGCCCAATCTTCGAAAATGAGAAATCACTCAAAGTTGGGCAAAATATCAAGTACGATATGCTGGTGCTCCAAAATTATGGCATCGAAGTAAAAGGAAAACTTTTCGACACAATGGTGGCGCACTATGTTCTTCAACCCGAGCTCCGGCACGGGATGGATTACCTTGCCGAAATTTATCTCAATTACAAAACAATTCACATTGACGAGCTAATTGGTGCAAAAGGAAAAAATCAACTTAACATGCGCGACCTCTCCCCCGAGAGAGTTTACAAGTATGCTTGTGAAGATGCCGATGTTACTTTGAAGCTAAAAAATATTCTTGAGAAGGAATTAAAAGAAAATGGTATTGAAGATTTATTCTATAACATAGAGATGCCACTTGTTCCGGTTCTTGCTTACATTGAACGGAATGGAATGAAGTTGGATCTCGAAGCACTTAAGCAAACATCCGAGGATTTCACTGCAAGAATGAACGAAATAGAGAAAGACATTTTCTCATTGGCCGGCATGGAATTCAATATCAGTTCACCCAAACAAGTAGGAGAAGTGCTCTTCGAAAAACTGAAGGTGGTGGAAAAGGCGAAGAAAACCAAAACAGGACAATACTCTACTTCGGAAGATGTACTTGAAAGCTTGCGAACCAAGCACCCAGTTGTTGAAAAAATTCTGGAATATCGTGGACTGAAAAAACTGTTGAGCACTTACATTGATTCGCTTCCTTTGTTGATAAATCCTCAGTCGGGAAAGATACATACGTCATTTAACCAGACAGTTACTTCGACTGGCCGACTAAGTTCCAGCAACCCAAACTTGCAGAATATACCAATCCGCGATGAAGACGGGAAAGAGATTCGCAAAGCATTTATTCCAGATGAAGGATGTGCCTTCTTCTCTGCCGATTATTCCCAAATTGAACTGAGAATTATGGCTCATTTAAGTGAGGACAAAAACATGATAGATGCCTTTCTTTCCGGCTATGATATTCATGCTGCAACCGCTGCAAAGGTCTATAAGATAGATATTTCTGAAGTAACAAAGGATATGCGCCGCAAAGCAAAAACGGCAAACTTTGGTATCATATACGGGATATCGGTATTCGGGCTGGCAGAAAGAATGGCGGTAGACAGGAAGGAAGCCAAAGAACTGATTGATGGTTACTTTGAGACCTACCCAAGAGTAAAAGAATACATGGATAAAAGCATCGAAGTAGCCAAAAAGAATGGTTATGTAGAGACTATATTCCATAGAAAAAGATACCTTCAGGACATCAATTCACGCAATGCAGTTGTTCGTGGATATGCCGAGAGAAATGCAATCAACGCC
This genomic interval from uncultured Bacteroides sp. contains the following:
- the polA gene encoding DNA polymerase I, whose translation is MNQKDKLFLLDAYALIYRAYYAFIKSPRINSKGFNTSAILGFVNTLEEVLKKENPTHIGVAFDPSGPTFRHEAYEKYKAQREETPEAIRLSVPIIKDIIRAYRIPILEVSGFEADDVIGTLATEAGKKGIKTYMMTPDKDYGQLVSDNVFMYRPKYGDKEFEVLGVEQVKAKYDISSPAQVIDMLGLMGDASDNIPGCPGVGEKTALKLIAEFGSIENLLEHTDQLKGALKTKVETNKEMITFSKFLATIKIDVPIELKMDELVREEPNEEELRKIFEELEFRNLMERIFKTEKKQVNVVPQQGDLFAIFTPDGKEEEKYSNLTGLETLDYDYQLIDNEEKRRVFIQNMLTHNIISLDTETTGTDPISAELVGMSFSVAENQAFYIPVPPKREEALKIVNELRPIFENEKSLKVGQNIKYDMLVLQNYGIEVKGKLFDTMVAHYVLQPELRHGMDYLAEIYLNYKTIHIDELIGAKGKNQLNMRDLSPERVYKYACEDADVTLKLKNILEKELKENGIEDLFYNIEMPLVPVLAYIERNGMKLDLEALKQTSEDFTARMNEIEKDIFSLAGMEFNISSPKQVGEVLFEKLKVVEKAKKTKTGQYSTSEDVLESLRTKHPVVEKILEYRGLKKLLSTYIDSLPLLINPQSGKIHTSFNQTVTSTGRLSSSNPNLQNIPIRDEDGKEIRKAFIPDEGCAFFSADYSQIELRIMAHLSEDKNMIDAFLSGYDIHAATAAKVYKIDISEVTKDMRRKAKTANFGIIYGISVFGLAERMAVDRKEAKELIDGYFETYPRVKEYMDKSIEVAKKNGYVETIFHRKRYLQDINSRNAVVRGYAERNAINAPIQGSAADIIKVAMVNIYNRFKKENVQAKMILQVHDELNFSVPFNEKELVEKIVIEEMERAYKMHVPLKADCGWGKNWLEAH